Below is a window of Halarcobacter anaerophilus DNA.
TTTTGAACTCCGTCAAGACCTTCTAAAATAGGCATCATTAGTACTGCTTGTTGTTTTTTGCAGTTATAAGCTTTTTGAAGTGTTCTTCCCATAAGTAAGTTAAACTTTTGGTCAGTCCCTCCTAGTTCTATATCCGTACCCATTGCAACAGAATCATAACCTTGAAGTAAAGGATAAATAAATTCACTAACCGCAATAGGAGTATTTGAACTGTATCTTTTTGAAAAATCGTCTCTTTCTAACATTCTTGCAACCGTTAAGTTAGAAGCAAGTGAGATTAATCCGCCTGTTCCAAGCTCTTTTAACCATTTTGAATTAAATTTAACTTCTGTTTTTTCAGGATCTAAAATTTTAAATACTTGTTCTTTATATGTTTCGGCGTTTTTTAAAACTTGTTCTTCACTTAATATTTTTCTTGTTTCACTTTTTCCTGTCGGGTCACCGATTGTAGCAGTAAAGTCTCCAATCAAAAACTGAACAATCGCTCCGAATTTTTGAAAAGTTGCCATTTTTTGAATTAAAACAGTATGCCCTAAGTGTAAATCAGGAGCAGTTGGATCAAATCCGACTTTCACATAAAAGTTTTCACCGTTTTCAAAGTAATTTCTTAATAGTTTTTCTATTCTTTCGATATCTATTATTTCGGCTGTTCCTCTTTGAATTTCAGCTAGGGCCTCTTTTATCTTCTCTTCCATTTATCCTCTTTCCTTATTTATTATATGCATCTCTTTTAGAAAAAAATTCAATAACTTTTACTTTTTTTTCTATAATTTTTCTAACTTCTTCAACATTTGAGATGTTTATTTCAAACTCTATATCACAATATTGTCTATATGAGTGTTTTTCTCTACCGTAATCAACT
It encodes the following:
- the tyrS gene encoding tyrosine--tRNA ligase; its protein translation is MEEKIKEALAEIQRGTAEIIDIERIEKLLRNYFENGENFYVKVGFDPTAPDLHLGHTVLIQKMATFQKFGAIVQFLIGDFTATIGDPTGKSETRKILSEEQVLKNAETYKEQVFKILDPEKTEVKFNSKWLKELGTGGLISLASNLTVARMLERDDFSKRYSSNTPIAVSEFIYPLLQGYDSVAMGTDIELGGTDQKFNLLMGRTLQKAYNCKKQQAVLMMPILEGLDGVQKMSKSLGNYIGVTDQPNDMFGKTLSISDDLMWRYYELLSSKSLKDIENLKNGVKNGTLHPKVVKEELAIEIVDRYHGAGVGIKAKTEFEKVFAKKDIPTDMPEFEMENGIWICQALVDAKLVNSTSQARRDVKANAVSINQEKVKNEKLNLEAGEYILQKGKKSFAKIIIK